In Ruania zhangjianzhongii, the following proteins share a genomic window:
- a CDS encoding ROK family transcriptional regulator, which yields MPDLPVAVNLRFMREVNTAAVLTSLRELDPVSVGGLAESTGLSRQAVARVLDELQNDGLAEVLPPDRTERASGRPAQQVRFRAEAGYVVGALIDPQVIHLAVADLRGSVVATSRAPLEATPQDQHVLDLLVGETRALLDGAGISVADVWSATVGAPGIIDTETGVISVVPSMPVLTGDVLVAALGSYLSCPVYLDNDLKLATRGELWKGIGVGARHLVVVHWGERVGAGIVIDGVLYRGASNDAGDLGFLDILAGDVDPVPGLGRFESWVGVRALIHLAADELETAGEGDRARAVREAGEAAFDTVLDGILQQDRPLLAAIARLAGRFAHGLVALRTILDPELVILSGPLARAGRPLLAALHQSLTEQPLTPPTLRLSTLGRDAVVHGALRHSLDQVEAGGYVHTERRPSAFSAGVPASPVLAD from the coding sequence GTGCCGGACCTCCCGGTCGCCGTCAATCTCCGCTTCATGCGCGAGGTGAACACCGCGGCGGTACTGACCAGCCTGCGCGAGCTCGACCCGGTGAGCGTGGGTGGGCTCGCCGAGTCCACCGGCCTCTCCCGGCAGGCGGTGGCTCGCGTTCTCGACGAGCTGCAGAACGATGGACTGGCCGAGGTGCTCCCGCCGGACCGCACCGAACGAGCCTCCGGACGACCAGCTCAGCAGGTGCGGTTCCGCGCCGAGGCCGGCTACGTCGTCGGCGCCCTGATCGATCCCCAGGTCATCCATCTCGCTGTCGCCGATCTGCGCGGCAGCGTGGTGGCGACCTCCCGCGCTCCGCTCGAGGCAACGCCCCAGGACCAGCATGTGCTCGACCTGCTGGTCGGTGAGACCCGGGCCCTGCTCGACGGCGCCGGAATCTCGGTGGCCGACGTGTGGTCCGCCACGGTGGGAGCCCCCGGCATCATCGACACCGAGACCGGCGTGATCAGCGTGGTCCCGTCCATGCCGGTGCTCACCGGGGACGTCCTGGTCGCGGCGCTCGGCAGCTACCTGTCCTGCCCGGTGTATCTGGACAACGACCTCAAGCTGGCCACCCGAGGTGAGCTCTGGAAGGGCATCGGAGTCGGAGCCCGGCACCTCGTCGTGGTGCACTGGGGCGAACGGGTCGGCGCCGGGATCGTGATCGACGGCGTGCTCTACCGCGGCGCGTCCAACGATGCCGGGGACCTGGGGTTCTTGGACATTCTCGCCGGCGACGTCGACCCGGTGCCGGGCCTTGGCCGGTTCGAGTCCTGGGTGGGGGTGCGAGCGCTGATCCACCTGGCCGCCGACGAGCTCGAGACCGCCGGGGAAGGTGACCGTGCCCGCGCGGTCCGCGAGGCCGGCGAGGCCGCCTTCGATACCGTGCTGGACGGGATCCTCCAACAGGACCGGCCACTGCTGGCGGCCATCGCCCGGCTGGCCGGCAGGTTCGCCCACGGCCTGGTGGCGCTGCGTACCATCCTCGACCCGGAGCTGGTGATCCTCAGCGGACCACTGGCCCGAGCCGGGCGCCCCCTGCTGGCGGCGCTGCACCAGTCCCTCACCGAGCAGCCGCTCACCCCACCGACGCTGCGGCTGTCCACCCTCGGCCGCGACGCCGTCGTGCACGGAGCCCTCCGGCACAGCCTGGACCAGGTGGAGGCCGGCGGCTACGTACACACCGAGAGGAGACCCTCAGCTTTCAGCGCCGGAGTGCCGGCGTCCCCCGTACTGGCTGACTAA
- a CDS encoding SecDF P1 head subdomain-containing protein produces the protein MGRQLLPLAAAAAVLVGLSGCDLAPPDQDPEQNPSPEQSRSAGTDAGTGEDTASGPIELTSPIEFLLVEEVGEAPCAEGFVAGSEDEECFRLGDGMEVTEVIELELGAEVTQEGAETGAPLVNLTMIEEDGTEFADLTSEALSTATQRVAMVVDGEVVAAPQVAQEIYGGQVQITAWDDAEEFVAEATGG, from the coding sequence TTGGGCCGACAGCTCCTGCCGCTTGCGGCAGCCGCCGCGGTGCTGGTGGGCCTGTCCGGCTGTGATCTGGCACCGCCCGACCAGGACCCGGAGCAGAACCCGAGCCCGGAGCAGAGCCGATCGGCCGGCACCGATGCCGGCACCGGCGAGGACACGGCCTCCGGCCCGATCGAGCTGACCAGCCCGATCGAGTTCCTGCTCGTCGAGGAAGTGGGCGAGGCCCCCTGTGCGGAGGGCTTCGTCGCGGGTAGCGAGGACGAGGAGTGCTTCCGGCTCGGTGACGGGATGGAGGTCACCGAGGTGATCGAGCTCGAGCTCGGCGCGGAGGTCACCCAGGAGGGGGCCGAGACCGGCGCCCCGCTCGTCAACCTGACGATGATCGAAGAGGACGGCACGGAGTTTGCCGATCTCACCTCCGAAGCGCTGTCCACCGCCACCCAACGCGTAGCGATGGTGGTCGACGGCGAGGTGGTTGCTGCACCGCAGGTCGCTCAGGAGATCTATGGCGGACAGGTACAGATCACTGCCTGGGACGACGCCGAGGAGTTCGTGGCGGAGGCCACCGGCGGCTAG
- a CDS encoding MFS transporter encodes MTTGEGEASSEPVATPSAEKSGRRRPAALGGNYWKLFTSATMTNLGDGLMSVAMVWLASTLTRDPTLIALVGLASRLPWLLFSLPAGVITDRYDRRVLVVSMDVVRVLLLAGFAAVLLGHQDVLPDPEALAAGTAEPPASAALLLTLLSLLALLLGCCEVVRDNSAQTLMASIVSKDHLERANGRLWGAETAMNNFVGPPLAGVLLAIALVWPFFSSAGLIAAGVLLVVSLRGSFRPKGQTASGRIRWRAEMGEGLRWLWRHRLLRTLALVLGGMNMLSAIAFILMVLFAQEVLGLFEGWQYGAVITGVAVGAVIGSLVAERIAHWLSPGTSLFAAIGVEALTFTVIGLTSSAVVVWLAGVLSGVAIVLWNVVTVSLRQRIIPDQLLGRVNSVYRFFGWGTISLGTLLGGVLVSAGEPFLGREWALRLPFLLAGAAYLVLLALALPRLTTAAIESAQARAEAEQTGDR; translated from the coding sequence GTGACCACCGGGGAGGGTGAGGCGTCCTCCGAACCCGTAGCCACGCCGTCGGCGGAGAAGTCCGGCCGGAGACGTCCGGCGGCACTGGGTGGAAACTACTGGAAGCTGTTCACCTCCGCCACGATGACCAACCTGGGCGACGGGCTGATGTCGGTCGCGATGGTCTGGCTGGCCTCCACCCTCACCCGCGACCCCACCCTGATCGCACTGGTGGGCTTGGCCTCGCGGCTGCCCTGGCTGCTGTTCTCCCTGCCCGCCGGGGTGATCACCGACCGATACGACCGCCGGGTCCTGGTCGTCTCGATGGACGTGGTCCGCGTGCTGCTGCTTGCTGGCTTCGCCGCCGTTCTGCTCGGCCACCAGGACGTGCTGCCCGACCCGGAAGCGCTCGCTGCCGGCACAGCCGAGCCTCCCGCCAGCGCAGCACTGCTGCTGACGCTGCTCAGCCTGCTCGCCCTGCTGCTCGGCTGCTGCGAGGTGGTCCGGGACAACTCCGCCCAGACCCTGATGGCCTCCATCGTCAGCAAGGACCACCTGGAGCGAGCCAACGGCCGGCTCTGGGGCGCCGAGACCGCGATGAACAACTTCGTCGGGCCGCCGTTGGCCGGTGTGCTCCTCGCGATCGCACTGGTCTGGCCGTTCTTCTCCAGTGCGGGGCTGATCGCGGCCGGTGTGCTGCTGGTGGTCTCGCTGCGCGGGTCGTTCCGGCCGAAAGGGCAGACGGCGTCCGGCAGGATTCGCTGGCGCGCCGAGATGGGGGAGGGGTTGCGCTGGCTCTGGCGGCACCGCTTGCTCCGGACGCTGGCCCTCGTGCTCGGTGGGATGAACATGCTCTCCGCGATCGCGTTCATCCTGATGGTGCTGTTCGCCCAGGAGGTGCTCGGCCTGTTCGAGGGCTGGCAGTACGGTGCGGTCATCACCGGCGTGGCGGTAGGTGCGGTGATCGGCTCCCTGGTGGCCGAGCGCATCGCCCACTGGCTCAGTCCAGGGACCAGCCTGTTCGCCGCGATCGGCGTCGAGGCGCTCACGTTCACCGTGATCGGCCTGACCTCGAGCGCTGTGGTGGTCTGGTTGGCCGGTGTGCTCAGCGGGGTGGCGATCGTTCTCTGGAACGTGGTCACCGTGTCCCTGCGGCAGCGGATCATCCCGGACCAGCTGCTCGGCCGGGTGAACTCGGTCTACCGGTTCTTCGGCTGGGGCACGATCTCCCTGGGCACCCTGCTCGGTGGTGTGCTGGTCTCGGCGGGTGAACCGTTCCTCGGCCGGGAATGGGCGCTGCGGCTACCTTTCCTGCTCGCCGGCGCCGCCTACCTGGTGCTGCTCGCCCTGGCCCTGCCCCGGCTGACCACCGCGGCGATCGAGTCGGCCCAGGCCCGCGCCGAAGCCGAGCAGACCGGCGACCGGTAG
- a CDS encoding carbohydrate ABC transporter permease codes for MADPATAEVVRPQNSRGRTTSRRSSSVTRRRRTKALVYLLPALLIYIGFVIYPAVNTIQLSFLTWDGVQAPTPAGLDNYAQIFQNPELYRSVLNALLLIVFFTVIPVIVGLVMTALLIGKVRRGMTFFRTVFFLPQVLPLVAVGITWRWLYADTGIINQFFSAIGLDSITRAWLGDYDLALYALGFIGTWCMSGLCMMLFLSGAQKIDPALYEAAKIDGAGPLRQHLSVTLPGVRPEITIASVITTIAALASFDLVFVTTNGGPANQTNVPALLVYRLAFTRGEVGTASALAIALTVLVIIFVMLIRRITREAR; via the coding sequence ATGGCTGACCCTGCCACTGCCGAGGTGGTGCGGCCGCAGAACTCTCGCGGCCGCACCACCAGCCGGCGCTCCAGCAGCGTCACCAGGCGACGGCGGACCAAGGCTCTGGTCTACCTGCTGCCAGCGCTGCTGATCTACATCGGGTTCGTCATCTACCCGGCGGTGAACACCATCCAGCTCTCCTTCCTGACCTGGGACGGGGTGCAGGCGCCCACCCCGGCGGGGCTGGACAACTACGCGCAGATCTTCCAGAACCCCGAGCTCTACCGCTCGGTGCTGAACGCTCTGCTCCTGATCGTGTTCTTCACCGTGATCCCGGTGATCGTGGGTCTGGTGATGACCGCACTGCTGATCGGCAAGGTGCGCCGCGGGATGACGTTCTTCCGCACCGTGTTCTTCCTGCCGCAGGTGCTGCCGCTGGTGGCCGTAGGTATCACCTGGCGGTGGCTGTACGCCGATACCGGCATCATCAACCAGTTCTTCTCCGCGATCGGCCTGGACTCCATCACCCGAGCCTGGCTCGGCGACTACGACCTGGCGCTGTACGCCCTTGGCTTCATCGGCACCTGGTGCATGAGCGGACTGTGCATGATGCTGTTTCTCTCCGGTGCGCAGAAGATCGACCCCGCCCTGTACGAGGCCGCGAAGATCGACGGCGCCGGCCCGCTGCGCCAGCACCTGAGCGTCACCCTGCCCGGAGTTCGCCCGGAGATCACGATCGCCAGCGTGATCACCACGATCGCGGCGCTGGCCAGCTTCGACCTGGTGTTCGTCACCACGAACGGCGGCCCCGCCAACCAGACCAACGTGCCCGCACTGCTGGTCTACCGGCTCGCCTTCACCCGCGGTGAGGTCGGTACCGCCAGTGCTCTGGCCATCGCCCTGACCGTGCTGGTGATCATCTTCGTCATGCTGATCCGCCGCATCACCCGGGAGGCCCGCTGA
- a CDS encoding LacI family DNA-binding transcriptional regulator codes for MSRKQPADGPSRITMRDIAEIAGVSRTTVSHALSGQGRVEASTRERIREIAQGVGFVPSPTALALKTGRTGVLAIVNATTGGSLEYFMLAASAASYEALEAGYTLALVPNERQETWVRQLPMDGVIVLDPLDDDPIMAALRERGTPVVTIGDAPAPPGLEVPTVGTDRVTGADDVLDHLYARGARRPALIIDHQRRRWIVETRRAYTEWMHRHHLEPVILDVVDEAPDEDVFEAVRDLVQYGEVDAAYVPFGPMAAGVLAAIEDLHLEVPRQFRIVSQEGIRARTGRPTLTALDDRPDEVARLAMHALIEQLTGPGAAIGSRLVQPSLIVRETT; via the coding sequence GTGTCGAGGAAGCAGCCCGCCGATGGGCCATCCCGGATCACGATGCGTGACATCGCCGAGATCGCCGGTGTGTCCCGGACTACGGTCTCGCACGCACTGAGCGGCCAGGGCCGCGTGGAGGCATCCACCCGAGAACGTATTCGTGAGATCGCGCAGGGGGTCGGGTTCGTCCCTAGTCCGACGGCCCTCGCGCTGAAGACCGGACGCACCGGCGTTCTGGCCATCGTGAATGCCACGACCGGTGGATCGCTGGAATACTTCATGCTCGCCGCCAGCGCGGCATCGTATGAGGCGCTCGAGGCCGGGTACACCCTGGCGCTGGTTCCGAACGAGCGTCAGGAGACCTGGGTCCGGCAGCTGCCGATGGACGGTGTGATCGTCCTGGATCCTCTGGACGATGACCCGATTATGGCCGCTCTACGCGAGCGAGGCACACCGGTGGTGACCATCGGGGACGCACCCGCGCCGCCGGGCCTGGAGGTGCCGACGGTCGGGACTGATCGTGTCACGGGTGCTGACGATGTGCTCGACCACTTGTACGCGCGCGGGGCACGTCGGCCCGCGCTGATCATTGACCACCAGCGGCGCCGATGGATCGTGGAGACCCGACGCGCGTACACCGAGTGGATGCACCGGCACCACCTGGAACCGGTCATCCTCGATGTCGTCGACGAAGCCCCGGACGAGGATGTGTTCGAGGCAGTGCGCGATCTGGTGCAGTACGGCGAGGTGGACGCTGCCTACGTCCCTTTCGGCCCGATGGCGGCCGGTGTGCTCGCCGCGATCGAGGATCTGCACCTGGAGGTGCCGAGGCAGTTCCGGATCGTCTCCCAGGAAGGGATCCGGGCACGGACCGGGCGTCCGACGTTGACCGCGCTCGATGACCGGCCGGACGAGGTTGCGCGGCTCGCGATGCACGCGCTGATCGAGCAGCTCACCGGCCCAGGCGCCGCGATCGGCTCCCGACTGGTCCAGCCGAGTCTGATCGTGCGTGAGACCACCTGA
- a CDS encoding SIMPL domain-containing protein, giving the protein MTRISVHGRATHSHRPLRAQVRIAVSLEGRDRAAVLAESTATHNQVAEQARAHADSGAATWWGAEQVRSQPVKEYIKDSDTTITKFRATSQVVVRFQDFDALAAWVSAIAEQRGVNVQGISWELTQRARREAEAQARADALRDAVARAASYAAALGAGAQTPELDVVYEDGLRPNTSGGSGGPAAFGARAGGGSPGGGAALALLPGDVDVTAVLSADFLLTDPAED; this is encoded by the coding sequence ATGACTCGGATCAGCGTGCATGGCCGCGCCACCCACAGCCACCGACCGCTCCGTGCCCAGGTGCGTATCGCCGTCTCGCTGGAGGGCAGGGACCGGGCCGCCGTGCTCGCGGAGAGCACGGCCACGCACAACCAGGTCGCCGAGCAGGCGCGCGCGCATGCCGACTCCGGTGCGGCCACCTGGTGGGGTGCCGAGCAGGTGCGCAGCCAGCCGGTGAAGGAGTACATCAAGGACTCGGACACCACGATCACCAAGTTCCGGGCGACGTCCCAGGTGGTGGTGCGGTTCCAGGACTTCGACGCCCTTGCCGCCTGGGTGAGCGCCATCGCCGAACAGCGCGGGGTGAACGTGCAGGGCATCTCCTGGGAGCTGACCCAGAGGGCCCGCCGGGAGGCCGAGGCTCAGGCGCGGGCGGATGCGCTGCGGGACGCGGTGGCCCGAGCCGCCTCCTACGCGGCGGCGCTCGGCGCCGGCGCCCAGACCCCGGAGCTCGACGTCGTCTACGAGGATGGTCTGCGGCCGAACACCTCCGGTGGGTCGGGCGGGCCGGCAGCCTTCGGTGCCCGCGCCGGTGGCGGTTCCCCCGGTGGCGGTGCCGCGCTCGCGTTGCTACCGGGTGATGTTGACGTCACCGCTGTGCTCAGTGCCGACTTCCTGCTGACCGACCCAGCCGAGGACTGA
- a CDS encoding uracil-xanthine permease family protein, whose amino-acid sequence MTSHDSTITVGVDERVSMPRSILLAIQHVLAMDIYIVPIILAGMLAMSVGETSTLVQMTLVASGIATILQVTIGTRLPVVQGPSYIPLGALAAIGGGFGLATMIGSLIPGALLVTALGFVKAVGRAIRWLIPPIVAGTVILVIGISLMPVALGNIYVAGDGAAAPELTVALMTAVLLVAFLVLGARAHKALRILKLCSVLLAIAGGTVVAAFYGMVDFSAVAEASWLALPGIFQYGPPQFELSAVLTLAVIYLIVLVESTGTWFAVGGVTGRKITDQVITGGVRAEGIGCTVAPIIGGMPVTGYATNAGVIAITGVASKRVIICTGGILIALGLVPKFSTLIASIPEVVIMGAFCIVTVIIAMNGVKILGNVAMSERNMLVIGLPILVTLAASTMPADLKESFPTVLQYFIEGGMALGAVAALVLNLVLPRDKKSVPVREGLAE is encoded by the coding sequence ATGACCAGCCATGACTCGACGATTACCGTCGGAGTCGACGAACGGGTCTCCATGCCCCGGAGCATCCTGCTCGCCATCCAGCACGTGCTTGCCATGGACATCTACATCGTCCCGATCATCCTTGCCGGAATGCTCGCCATGAGTGTGGGCGAAACCTCGACGCTGGTGCAGATGACCTTGGTGGCCTCCGGTATCGCCACCATTCTGCAGGTGACGATCGGTACGCGGCTGCCCGTTGTTCAGGGGCCGTCCTACATTCCCCTCGGAGCGCTCGCCGCGATTGGCGGCGGATTCGGTCTGGCGACGATGATCGGGAGCCTGATTCCGGGTGCGCTGCTGGTCACGGCTCTCGGATTCGTCAAAGCCGTCGGCCGGGCAATCCGATGGCTCATCCCGCCGATCGTCGCTGGAACGGTGATCCTGGTCATCGGTATCTCGCTGATGCCGGTCGCCTTAGGGAATATCTATGTGGCCGGTGACGGAGCCGCCGCGCCAGAGCTGACCGTGGCGCTCATGACAGCAGTCCTGTTGGTCGCTTTCCTCGTTCTCGGCGCAAGGGCCCATAAGGCGCTGAGAATCTTGAAGCTCTGTTCGGTGCTGCTGGCCATCGCAGGGGGCACTGTGGTCGCAGCGTTCTACGGCATGGTGGACTTCTCAGCAGTGGCAGAGGCGTCGTGGCTCGCCCTGCCGGGGATCTTCCAATATGGCCCGCCCCAGTTCGAGCTGAGCGCCGTGCTGACCCTGGCTGTCATCTACCTCATCGTGCTGGTCGAGAGCACCGGAACGTGGTTCGCCGTCGGTGGCGTGACCGGGAGAAAGATTACCGACCAGGTGATCACCGGCGGCGTACGGGCGGAAGGGATCGGTTGCACGGTGGCGCCGATCATCGGGGGGATGCCGGTGACCGGGTACGCAACGAACGCAGGGGTCATCGCCATCACGGGGGTGGCCAGTAAGCGCGTCATCATCTGCACCGGTGGGATCCTCATCGCCCTGGGGCTGGTGCCGAAGTTCTCCACGCTGATCGCCAGCATTCCCGAAGTCGTGATCATGGGCGCGTTCTGCATCGTGACCGTGATCATCGCGATGAATGGAGTGAAGATTCTGGGGAATGTCGCGATGTCGGAGCGGAACATGCTCGTGATTGGTCTTCCGATCCTGGTCACCCTCGCTGCATCGACGATGCCCGCGGACCTCAAGGAATCCTTCCCGACCGTCCTGCAGTACTTCATCGAGGGCGGGATGGCGCTTGGTGCGGTCGCCGCTCTCGTCCTTAACCTGGTCCTGCCGCGGGACAAGAAGTCGGTGCCGGTGCGGGAAGGGCTTGCCGAATGA
- a CDS encoding ArsR/SmtB family transcription factor, with amino-acid sequence MADQTGDPDRSPPAHAPDYSLADGLTLEDPAQYRALFEETRQSIITLLSERAATITELAAALGKPKGTIGHHVQVLADAGLVHVVRTQQVRALVAKYWGRTARIFWYHRTGAAVGDAQRILERAAVEVGHLEEAASAAGREAGGILDVNRRDVRLPVERVGEFRDRLADLLVEFADQPRSGDVTYAMVYGVFRSEHAALPPAGEDG; translated from the coding sequence ATGGCAGACCAAACGGGAGATCCCGACCGCTCGCCGCCGGCACATGCCCCGGACTACTCGCTCGCCGACGGACTCACCTTGGAGGACCCCGCCCAGTACCGGGCGCTGTTCGAGGAGACACGGCAGTCGATCATCACGCTGCTCAGCGAGCGGGCAGCCACCATCACCGAGCTTGCCGCCGCCCTCGGTAAACCCAAGGGCACGATCGGGCACCATGTGCAGGTGCTCGCCGATGCGGGCCTGGTGCACGTGGTCCGCACGCAACAGGTCCGCGCCCTGGTGGCCAAGTACTGGGGCCGGACCGCCCGGATCTTCTGGTACCACCGCACCGGTGCCGCCGTCGGCGACGCCCAGCGCATCCTGGAACGCGCCGCCGTCGAAGTGGGTCACCTGGAAGAGGCGGCGTCAGCGGCCGGTCGCGAGGCCGGCGGGATCCTGGACGTGAACCGGCGCGACGTGCGCCTCCCGGTCGAACGGGTGGGGGAGTTCCGGGACCGGCTCGCCGACCTGCTGGTCGAGTTCGCTGACCAGCCCCGCTCCGGTGACGTCACCTACGCGATGGTCTACGGCGTTTTCCGCAGCGAGCACGCGGCGCTGCCCCCGGCCGGCGAGGACGGATAG
- the guaD gene encoding guanine deaminase — protein MTDVRGKTLVGRFSHAPVRGAVETWTEALVAIDHDGLLVECVQRTDPRFDQMLAEAESRGSLVRTPSTSWILPGFVDLHIHAPQYPQLGSALDLPLEQWLDHYTFPLEARFADVEYAEAVYSTLVADLLAAGTTTALMFATIHQEATRALVDSSLDRGLRALVGKVAADDEQQCPDFYRDASVAAALDGTEALIDYVRSHRKNQEKLVLPVVTPRFVPSCTDETLSGLAALAARYDTHVQTHCSESDWAESYVQQRTGYRDAEYLDTLGLLTPKTVLAHSVFLSETDMDLVGSRSSGIAHCPLSNAYFANAVFPLRAALRKGLHVGLGTDISGGPSLSMRDAMTMTVTASRMLDRGVDPALSPEERGRSGAAEDWRTAFHLATAAGGEVLDLKVGAFVPGYAFDAQLIDTAAEGGTIRMFADTASSDASLAKILYNATPANISEVWVAGRSVAGRDPGPADGTRA, from the coding sequence GTGACTGATGTACGCGGGAAGACTCTAGTGGGACGTTTCTCCCACGCTCCGGTCCGCGGTGCGGTCGAGACCTGGACCGAGGCACTCGTCGCGATCGATCACGACGGCCTGCTGGTGGAGTGCGTTCAGCGCACAGACCCACGGTTCGACCAGATGCTCGCCGAAGCAGAGAGTCGCGGCTCCCTCGTCCGAACACCCTCGACCAGCTGGATCCTGCCGGGTTTCGTCGATCTGCACATCCACGCGCCCCAGTACCCTCAACTCGGTTCTGCGCTGGATCTGCCACTGGAGCAGTGGCTGGACCACTACACGTTCCCGCTCGAGGCGCGGTTCGCCGACGTTGAGTACGCCGAGGCCGTCTACTCCACCCTCGTTGCTGACCTGCTGGCCGCGGGGACGACGACGGCCCTGATGTTCGCGACCATCCATCAGGAAGCCACCCGGGCGCTTGTTGACTCCAGCCTGGACCGCGGTCTACGCGCGCTCGTGGGCAAGGTTGCCGCCGATGACGAGCAGCAGTGTCCAGACTTCTACCGGGACGCTTCTGTTGCCGCGGCCCTGGATGGTACCGAGGCGCTGATCGACTATGTCCGCAGCCACCGGAAGAACCAGGAGAAACTCGTCCTGCCAGTGGTCACCCCGCGGTTCGTGCCCAGCTGTACCGACGAGACGTTATCCGGGCTGGCAGCACTGGCCGCGCGGTATGACACGCACGTGCAGACCCACTGCTCCGAGAGCGACTGGGCAGAGAGCTACGTGCAGCAACGCACCGGGTATCGGGATGCGGAGTATCTCGATACACTCGGCCTGCTCACACCGAAGACGGTTCTGGCCCATTCCGTCTTCCTCTCTGAGACGGACATGGACCTGGTCGGCAGCCGGTCCAGCGGTATCGCGCACTGTCCACTCTCGAACGCCTACTTCGCCAACGCTGTGTTCCCCCTGCGGGCCGCACTGCGCAAGGGTCTGCACGTCGGGTTGGGCACAGACATTTCCGGGGGCCCCAGCCTGTCGATGCGAGATGCGATGACCATGACAGTGACCGCCTCACGGATGCTGGACCGCGGTGTCGACCCCGCCCTGTCGCCCGAAGAGCGAGGCCGGTCTGGCGCAGCCGAAGACTGGCGAACAGCTTTCCACCTCGCCACCGCAGCAGGCGGGGAGGTGCTGGACCTGAAGGTCGGTGCGTTCGTCCCCGGCTACGCGTTCGACGCACAGCTGATCGACACTGCGGCCGAGGGCGGCACGATCCGCATGTTCGCCGACACCGCCAGCAGCGACGCCAGCCTCGCCAAGATTCTCTACAACGCGACGCCCGCCAATATCTCCGAGGTGTGGGTCGCCGGACGTTCGGTGGCCGGACGCGACCCGGGGCCAGCGGACGGCACCCGAGCCTGA
- a CDS encoding ABC transporter substrate-binding protein produces MNPRTRRTAIGMIAGSALLLAGCATAGSGENESESEPQEVSTEITDEEVTLVLAYVDDPPTQALVDGFEEQYPNVTIEPQQTDFGNYITSITRSMSSDDAPDIAQYNPGAMRSLIPAGEVLDLTAYYDAYGWGEAFPQASLDQLMSDDEAMQFATGSLYAAPGALSVLGVFYNKDMLADAGIDSPPQSVAEFEEALAAVDDNGDQPLSVGGLEVGGFQLWNVLLNSTGDTQQYLDWVYGAPDSTIETDAAAQAAQTMADWVDEGYISPSANATADSDALAAFTAGDAAFFVTGNWYASTIEDELGDAGGFFVLPRDNADEPPVASGSSVSYSISSRSEHPDVAAAFLNYMSSPEAGQIAIDTGFMPVDTDAGAAAEGTLGEVAEAFAPVAENDNIVPFPDFAAPGMIDQLTAGIQGIISDQMEPDAFLTSMQDTWTSYHG; encoded by the coding sequence ATGAATCCGCGAACCCGTAGAACGGCGATCGGGATGATCGCCGGCAGCGCGCTGCTGCTCGCCGGATGTGCCACGGCCGGCAGCGGCGAGAACGAAAGTGAGTCCGAACCGCAGGAGGTCTCCACCGAGATCACCGACGAGGAAGTCACCCTCGTCCTCGCCTACGTGGACGATCCGCCCACCCAAGCGTTGGTGGACGGTTTCGAAGAGCAGTACCCGAACGTCACCATCGAGCCGCAGCAGACCGACTTCGGCAACTACATCACCTCGATCACCCGGTCGATGTCCTCCGATGACGCACCCGATATCGCGCAGTACAACCCCGGGGCGATGCGCTCGCTGATACCGGCCGGTGAGGTGCTCGACCTGACCGCCTACTACGACGCCTACGGCTGGGGGGAGGCGTTCCCGCAGGCCAGCCTGGACCAGCTGATGTCCGACGACGAGGCGATGCAGTTCGCCACCGGCTCGCTGTACGCGGCACCCGGTGCGCTCTCGGTGCTCGGCGTCTTCTACAACAAGGACATGCTCGCTGACGCGGGCATCGACTCACCCCCGCAGAGCGTCGCAGAGTTCGAGGAGGCGCTGGCGGCGGTGGACGACAACGGCGACCAGCCGCTGAGCGTCGGCGGGCTCGAAGTGGGCGGCTTCCAGCTGTGGAACGTCCTGCTGAACAGCACCGGTGACACCCAGCAGTACCTGGACTGGGTCTACGGCGCGCCGGACTCCACGATCGAGACCGACGCCGCCGCGCAGGCCGCGCAGACGATGGCGGACTGGGTGGATGAGGGCTACATCTCGCCGAGTGCGAACGCCACCGCCGACTCCGACGCCCTGGCCGCCTTCACCGCCGGTGACGCTGCGTTCTTCGTGACCGGCAACTGGTACGCGTCCACGATCGAGGACGAGCTCGGTGATGCCGGCGGGTTCTTCGTGCTGCCCCGGGACAACGCGGACGAACCGCCCGTCGCGTCCGGCTCCTCGGTGTCCTACTCGATCTCCTCCCGCTCCGAGCACCCGGATGTGGCTGCCGCGTTCTTGAACTACATGAGCAGCCCGGAAGCCGGCCAGATCGCGATCGATACCGGGTTCATGCCGGTGGACACCGACGCCGGTGCCGCTGCAGAAGGCACCCTCGGCGAGGTTGCCGAGGCATTCGCGCCGGTCGCGGAGAACGACAACATCGTGCCGTTCCCGGACTTCGCGGCCCCAGGGATGATCGACCAGCTCACCGCCGGCATCCAGGGCATCATCTCCGACCAGATGGAGCCGGACGCGTTCCTCACCTCGATGCAGGACACCTGGACCTCCTACCATGGCTGA